In Alkalilimnicola sp. S0819, a single genomic region encodes these proteins:
- the lpdA gene encoding dihydrolipoyl dehydrogenase: MADTIELKVPDIGDFDAVDVIEVLIAAGDRVEQEQSLLTLESDKATMEVPAERAGTITEVRIKVGDQVAQGDVVALLQPEESEGDAEEGKAAQAEAPAEKAAPDNAHAPAQTAEKGGDQPAPAPAPSDAPDEVDADVVVLGAGPGGYTAAFRAADLGLKVILIEKHASLGGVCLNVGCIPSKALLHAAKVIEEAAEFAEHGVSFGKPKLDLKKLGGWRDQVIGKLTAGLKGLAKQRKVEVVQGEARFTDPHTFEVTAKGRKSRRIRFRHCILAAGSRPVAPPGMDLDHPLIMDSTDALQLEDVPKRLLVIGGGIIGLEMATVYQALGARVTVVELADRLIPGVDADMVKPLRKRIEPRYEAIYLGTRVTALEPGKKQVKVRFEGKDAPDEDSFERVLVAVGRRPNSDRLNVEAAGLKLDEHGHIPVDEFQRSNVAHIHVIGDLAGQPMLAHKATHEGKVAAEVIAGHKSAFEPRCIPSVAYTDPEVAWAGLTEEQAKARGIAVDKAVFPWAANGRALSLNADSGMTKLLFSQETGRLLGGAITGPNAGDLISEVVLAIEMGAEAEDIALSIHPHPTLSETVAMAAEAAAGTLTDLYLPKR; the protein is encoded by the coding sequence ATGGCCGACACAATTGAACTGAAAGTCCCGGACATTGGCGATTTCGACGCCGTGGATGTCATCGAGGTGCTCATCGCGGCCGGCGACCGGGTGGAGCAGGAGCAATCCCTGCTCACCCTGGAGAGCGACAAGGCCACCATGGAAGTACCCGCCGAGCGAGCGGGCACCATCACCGAGGTAAGGATCAAGGTGGGCGACCAGGTCGCCCAGGGTGACGTGGTCGCGCTGCTCCAGCCCGAAGAGAGCGAAGGCGACGCGGAGGAGGGCAAGGCGGCGCAGGCCGAAGCGCCCGCCGAGAAAGCCGCGCCCGACAACGCGCACGCTCCGGCGCAGACCGCCGAGAAAGGCGGGGACCAACCCGCCCCGGCGCCGGCCCCCAGCGACGCCCCCGACGAGGTGGACGCCGACGTGGTGGTGCTGGGCGCCGGACCCGGCGGCTACACCGCCGCCTTCCGCGCCGCCGACCTGGGCCTCAAGGTGATCCTCATCGAGAAGCACGCCAGCCTCGGCGGCGTGTGCCTGAACGTGGGCTGCATTCCCTCCAAGGCGCTGCTGCACGCGGCGAAAGTCATCGAGGAGGCGGCCGAGTTCGCCGAACACGGGGTCAGCTTCGGCAAGCCGAAGCTGGATCTGAAAAAGCTCGGCGGCTGGCGCGACCAGGTCATCGGCAAGCTCACCGCCGGGCTCAAGGGCCTGGCGAAGCAGCGCAAGGTCGAGGTGGTGCAGGGCGAGGCTCGCTTCACCGACCCGCACACCTTCGAGGTGACGGCGAAAGGCCGGAAGAGCCGCCGAATCCGCTTCCGCCACTGCATCCTCGCCGCGGGATCGCGCCCGGTGGCCCCGCCGGGCATGGACCTGGATCACCCGCTGATCATGGACTCCACCGACGCCTTGCAGCTCGAAGACGTGCCCAAGCGTCTGCTGGTGATCGGCGGCGGCATCATCGGCCTGGAAATGGCCACGGTCTACCAGGCCCTGGGGGCCAGGGTCACCGTGGTGGAGCTCGCCGATCGGCTGATTCCCGGCGTGGACGCCGACATGGTCAAACCGCTGCGCAAGCGTATCGAGCCGCGTTACGAGGCCATTTACCTGGGAACCAGGGTCACGGCCCTGGAGCCCGGCAAGAAGCAGGTGAAAGTGCGCTTCGAAGGCAAGGACGCCCCGGACGAGGACAGCTTCGAGCGGGTGCTGGTGGCCGTGGGCCGCCGCCCCAACAGCGACAGGCTCAACGTGGAAGCGGCGGGCCTGAAGCTGGACGAGCACGGCCATATTCCGGTGGATGAATTCCAGCGCAGCAATGTGGCCCACATCCACGTCATCGGGGATCTGGCCGGGCAGCCCATGCTGGCCCACAAGGCCACCCACGAGGGCAAGGTCGCCGCCGAGGTCATCGCCGGTCACAAGAGCGCCTTCGAGCCCCGCTGCATCCCCTCGGTGGCCTACACCGACCCGGAAGTGGCCTGGGCCGGGCTGACCGAGGAGCAGGCGAAAGCCCGCGGCATCGCCGTGGACAAGGCCGTGTTCCCCTGGGCGGCCAACGGCCGCGCGCTCTCGCTGAACGCCGACAGCGGCATGACCAAGCTGCTGTTCAGCCAGGAGACCGGGCGCCTGCTGGGCGGCGCGATCACCGGCCCCAACGCCGGGGACCTGATTTCCGAGGTGGTGCTGGCGATCGAGATGGGCGCCGAGGCCGAGGACATCGCCCTGAGCATCCACCCCCACCCGACCCTGTCGGAAACGGTAGCCATGGCCGCCGAGGCCGCGGCCGGCACGCTCACGGATCTGTATCTGCCGAAACGCTGA
- a CDS encoding dihydrolipoyllysine-residue acetyltransferase produces MADSVEIKVPDIGDFDAVDVIEVLVSVGDSIEQEQSLLTLESDKATMEVPASRAGKVTEVKVKVGDKVAQGDVIALLEPVDSEDAKEADTPDDQAAARPEADEQAEQPAPEAPSEEASGTEPSEPEPAPSAAGGEPPEHPVKKDHQPLAPLDVASQTKAHASPAVRRFARELGAPLERIQGSGRKGRILKEDVQGFVKQALSGGTAATATPGMGGIPPIPAVDFSKFGEVEKVALSRIKRIAGPHLHRSWLNIPHVTQFDEADITELEAFRKAEKARAEGEGVKLTPLAFMVKASAAALRRYPDFNSSLAPEGDALYYKKYCHIGVAVDTPQGLMVPVIRDADTKGIYDIARDLIELSAKARDGKLAPGDMQGGCFSISSLGGIGGTAFTPIVNAPEVAILGVSRAAMKPVWDGEQFQPRLMLPLSLSYDHRVIDGAAAARFTTYLAELLGDLRRLIL; encoded by the coding sequence ATGGCTGACAGCGTAGAAATCAAGGTACCCGACATCGGCGACTTCGACGCCGTGGATGTCATCGAGGTGCTGGTCTCGGTGGGAGACAGCATCGAACAGGAACAGTCCCTGCTCACCCTGGAGAGCGACAAGGCCACCATGGAGGTACCCGCCTCCCGGGCCGGCAAGGTCACCGAGGTGAAGGTGAAGGTGGGCGACAAGGTCGCCCAGGGGGATGTCATCGCGCTGCTGGAGCCCGTCGACAGCGAGGACGCGAAGGAAGCCGATACGCCGGACGACCAAGCGGCGGCCCGGCCGGAAGCCGACGAGCAGGCCGAACAGCCCGCCCCGGAGGCACCTTCCGAGGAGGCCTCGGGCACCGAGCCCAGTGAGCCCGAGCCGGCCCCGTCCGCCGCCGGCGGCGAGCCACCGGAGCACCCGGTGAAGAAGGACCACCAGCCGCTGGCACCGCTGGATGTGGCGTCCCAGACCAAGGCCCACGCCAGCCCCGCCGTGCGTCGCTTCGCGCGGGAACTGGGCGCGCCGCTGGAGCGCATCCAGGGCAGCGGCCGCAAGGGCCGCATCCTGAAAGAGGATGTGCAGGGCTTCGTCAAGCAGGCCCTGAGCGGCGGCACGGCGGCGACCGCCACCCCCGGTATGGGCGGCATCCCGCCCATACCGGCGGTGGACTTCAGCAAGTTCGGCGAGGTGGAGAAGGTGGCGCTGTCACGCATCAAGCGCATCGCCGGCCCGCACCTGCACCGCAGCTGGCTGAACATCCCCCACGTCACCCAGTTCGACGAAGCCGATATCACCGAGCTGGAGGCCTTCCGCAAGGCCGAGAAGGCCCGGGCCGAGGGCGAGGGCGTCAAGCTCACGCCGCTGGCGTTCATGGTGAAGGCCTCGGCGGCGGCCCTGCGCCGCTACCCGGACTTCAACAGCTCCCTCGCCCCGGAAGGCGATGCCCTCTACTACAAGAAGTACTGCCACATCGGTGTCGCCGTGGACACGCCCCAGGGCCTGATGGTGCCGGTGATCCGCGATGCCGACACCAAAGGCATCTACGACATCGCCCGGGATCTGATCGAGCTCAGCGCCAAGGCCCGCGACGGCAAGCTCGCCCCCGGCGACATGCAGGGCGGCTGCTTCTCCATCTCCAGCCTGGGGGGCATCGGCGGCACCGCCTTCACCCCCATCGTCAACGCCCCGGAGGTGGCCATCCTCGGCGTATCCCGCGCGGCGATGAAGCCGGTCTGGGACGGCGAGCAGTTCCAGCCGCGGCTGATGCTGCCGCTGAGCCTGTCCTACGACCACCGGGTCATCGACGGCGCCGCCGCCGCCCGCTTCACCACGTACCTGGCGGAGCTGCTGGGCGATCTGCGCCGGCTGATCCTGTAG
- a CDS encoding DUF502 domain-containing protein encodes MKKLSSTFLRGLVAILPITITLYLLYWIGSSAEAVLGAVISWLLPPQAYLPGMGLATGLVLVFLLGVLLRAYLVRKLLDALERLVFHIPLVKSIYGAAQDLMSFFSRSRESDMGQVVSAPVGPGGYHILGFVTREQGAELPRGLAGDDLVAVYFPMSYQIGGYTVFLPREVLQPVDMPVDEAMRFALTAGLSGGRENHPAQPHQGKQAN; translated from the coding sequence ATGAAGAAACTTAGCAGCACCTTCCTCCGCGGCCTGGTCGCGATCCTGCCCATCACCATCACCCTGTACCTGCTGTACTGGATCGGCAGCAGCGCCGAAGCCGTGCTGGGCGCGGTGATCTCCTGGCTGCTGCCCCCGCAGGCCTACCTGCCCGGCATGGGCCTGGCGACCGGCCTGGTACTGGTCTTCCTGCTCGGTGTGTTGCTGCGCGCCTACCTGGTGCGCAAACTGCTCGACGCCCTGGAGCGCCTGGTCTTCCATATCCCGCTGGTGAAAAGCATCTACGGCGCCGCCCAGGACCTGATGAGCTTCTTCTCCCGCAGCCGTGAAAGCGACATGGGCCAGGTGGTCAGCGCGCCGGTGGGCCCCGGCGGCTACCACATCCTCGGCTTCGTCACCCGTGAGCAGGGCGCGGAACTGCCCCGCGGCCTGGCCGGCGACGATCTGGTGGCCGTGTACTTCCCCATGAGCTACCAGATCGGCGGCTACACCGTGTTCCTGCCCCGCGAGGTTCTGCAGCCCGTGGACATGCCCGTGGACGAGGCCATGCGCTTTGCCCTCACCGCCGGGCTCAGCGGCGGACGTGAAAACCACCCCGCCCAGCCCCATCAAGGCAAGCAAGCGAACTGA
- the aceE gene encoding pyruvate dehydrogenase (acetyl-transferring), homodimeric type — MADTPKDVDPQETSEWLDALDAVIDVEGPERAHYLLEALVDKARRSGGHIPFKATTAYQNTVPPHMEERSPGDHELEWRLRSIIRWNAAAMVVQANKEHDGIGGHIASFASSATLYDVGFNHFWHARTEEHGGDMVFIQGHSAPGIYARAYLEGRISEDQLRKFRQDTLPDALTSYPHPWLMPDFWQFPTVSMGLGPIMAIYQARFMKYLHHRGIIDASQRKVWCFLGDGEMDEPESLGAIGLAAREGLDNLVFVVNCNLQRLDGPVRGNGKIIQELEGEFRGAGWNVLKVVWGSYWDPLLAKDTKGLLRKRMEEAVDGEYQNFKAKGGAYTREHFFGKYPELKAMVANMSDQDIWRLNRGGHDPHKIYAAYHAAVNHRGQPTVILAKTVKGYGMGAAGEGQNITHQQKKMGTEALKAFRDRFNIPVSDEDIAEAPFYRPDPDSPEIKYLRERREQLGGPLPARHHQVDPLEVPELSAFDLLLKDSGDREMSTTMAFVRALSILLRDKKLAKHIVPIVPDEARTFGMEGLFRQLGIYSSQGQLYEPQDADQLMFYKESKTGQILQEGINEAGAMSSWIAAGTSYANHGVPMIPFYAYYSMFGFQRVGDLAWAAGDMQARGFLMGGTAGRTTLNGEGLQHQDGHSHLLSATIPNCVSYDPAFAYELAVVIQDGLRRMYAEQENVFYYITMMNENYVQPAMPEGAEEGIRRGMYLLRDGGQGKLKVQLLGSGTILREVIEAADLLKKDWKVSADIWSCPSFTELRRDGIDAERWNMLHPEDKPHTAYVADCLKGRKGPAVAATDYMRSFADQIRPWMDRRYLVLGTDGFGRSDTRERLRNYFEVDRHYVTVAALKVLADDGEIPAKTVSEAIKKYGIDPEKARPEHG; from the coding sequence ATGGCTGACACACCGAAGGATGTGGATCCGCAAGAGACCAGCGAGTGGCTCGATGCCCTGGATGCGGTCATCGATGTCGAAGGTCCGGAGCGCGCTCACTATCTGCTCGAGGCCCTGGTGGACAAGGCCCGCCGCAGTGGCGGCCATATCCCCTTCAAGGCGACCACCGCCTACCAGAACACCGTCCCGCCCCACATGGAGGAGCGCTCCCCGGGCGATCACGAGCTGGAATGGCGCCTGCGCTCGATCATCCGCTGGAACGCGGCGGCCATGGTGGTGCAGGCGAACAAGGAACACGACGGCATCGGCGGCCATATCGCCAGCTTCGCCTCCAGCGCGACCCTGTACGACGTGGGCTTCAACCACTTCTGGCACGCGCGCACGGAGGAGCACGGCGGCGACATGGTGTTCATTCAGGGCCACTCGGCACCTGGCATCTACGCCCGCGCCTACCTGGAAGGGCGCATCAGCGAAGATCAGCTGCGCAAATTCCGCCAGGACACCCTGCCGGATGCGCTGACTTCCTACCCGCACCCCTGGCTGATGCCGGACTTCTGGCAGTTCCCCACGGTCTCCATGGGGCTGGGGCCGATCATGGCCATCTACCAGGCCCGCTTCATGAAGTACCTGCACCACCGCGGCATCATCGATGCCAGCCAGCGCAAGGTCTGGTGCTTCCTGGGTGATGGCGAGATGGATGAGCCGGAATCCCTGGGCGCGATCGGGCTCGCCGCTCGGGAAGGCCTGGACAACCTGGTGTTCGTGGTCAACTGCAATCTGCAGCGCCTGGACGGCCCGGTGCGCGGCAACGGCAAGATCATCCAGGAACTGGAGGGCGAGTTCCGCGGCGCCGGCTGGAACGTGCTGAAAGTCGTCTGGGGCTCCTACTGGGACCCCCTGCTCGCCAAGGACACCAAGGGCCTGCTGCGCAAGCGCATGGAAGAGGCGGTGGACGGCGAGTACCAGAACTTCAAGGCCAAGGGCGGGGCGTATACCCGCGAGCACTTCTTCGGCAAGTACCCGGAGCTCAAGGCCATGGTGGCCAATATGTCCGACCAGGACATCTGGCGCCTGAACCGCGGCGGCCACGACCCGCACAAGATCTATGCGGCCTACCACGCCGCGGTGAACCACCGCGGCCAGCCCACGGTGATCCTCGCCAAGACCGTCAAGGGCTACGGCATGGGCGCGGCGGGCGAAGGCCAGAACATCACCCATCAGCAGAAGAAGATGGGCACCGAGGCACTCAAGGCCTTCCGCGACCGCTTCAACATCCCCGTCAGCGACGAGGACATCGCCGAGGCGCCCTTCTACAGGCCCGACCCGGACAGCCCGGAGATAAAATACCTGCGCGAGCGCCGGGAGCAGCTCGGCGGCCCGTTGCCGGCGCGCCACCATCAGGTGGACCCGCTGGAAGTGCCGGAACTCTCCGCCTTCGATCTGCTGCTGAAAGACAGCGGCGATCGGGAGATGTCCACCACCATGGCCTTCGTGCGGGCGCTCTCCATCCTGCTGCGCGACAAGAAGCTCGCCAAGCACATCGTGCCCATCGTCCCCGACGAGGCGCGCACCTTCGGCATGGAAGGCCTGTTCCGCCAGCTCGGCATCTACAGCTCCCAGGGTCAGCTCTACGAACCCCAGGACGCCGATCAGCTGATGTTCTACAAGGAGAGCAAGACCGGGCAGATCCTGCAGGAAGGCATCAACGAGGCCGGCGCCATGTCCAGCTGGATCGCCGCGGGCACCAGTTACGCCAACCACGGCGTGCCCATGATCCCCTTCTACGCCTACTACTCCATGTTCGGCTTCCAGCGGGTGGGAGACCTGGCCTGGGCCGCCGGCGACATGCAGGCCCGGGGCTTTCTCATGGGCGGCACCGCCGGGCGCACCACCCTCAACGGCGAGGGCCTGCAGCACCAGGACGGCCACAGCCACCTGCTCTCGGCCACCATCCCCAACTGCGTCTCCTACGACCCGGCCTTCGCCTACGAGCTGGCCGTCGTGATCCAGGACGGCCTGCGACGCATGTACGCCGAGCAGGAGAACGTCTTCTACTACATCACCATGATGAACGAGAACTATGTCCAGCCGGCCATGCCCGAGGGGGCCGAGGAGGGCATACGCCGGGGCATGTATCTCTTGCGCGACGGTGGTCAGGGCAAGCTCAAGGTGCAGCTGCTCGGCTCCGGCACCATCCTGCGCGAGGTGATCGAGGCGGCGGATCTGCTGAAGAAGGACTGGAAGGTCTCCGCGGACATCTGGAGCTGCCCGTCCTTCACCGAGCTGCGCCGCGACGGCATAGACGCCGAGCGCTGGAACATGCTCCACCCGGAGGACAAGCCCCACACGGCCTACGTCGCCGACTGCCTCAAGGGCCGCAAGGGCCCGGCGGTGGCCGCCACCGACTACATGCGCAGCTTCGCCGACCAGATCCGGCCCTGGATGGACCGACGCTACCTGGTGCTGGGCACCGACGGCTTCGGCCGCTCGGACACCCGCGAACGGCTGCGCAACTACTTCGAGGTGGACCGTCACTACGTCACCGTGGCCGCGCTCAAGGTGCTCGCCGATGACGGCGAGATTCCGGCCAAGACCGTGTCCGAGGCCATCAAGAAGTACGGCATCGACCCGGAGAAGGCCCGCCCGGAACACGGCTGA
- a CDS encoding 3-oxoacyl-ACP synthase III family protein — MTRIANLVATSHYVPERKVSNEELNKHFTELGLPEVIGKFAKSTGIEQRWYAPDDWASSDLALQAARKVLDKADLQPEDIDLIVLGTDSPDYITPATSTVLQHKLGAKNAGTFDVGCACASFPTAFAAAAGLIATNPALKKVLVVSVYMMHKLGDPDDPTIFFYGDGAGAAILEPGDKPGFIGTALQADGAFADAWGIYAGGTAEPANEEALQEGRTKVKLVKRYPPEINDEGWPRLFKRLAAENNFTADDVDQVIFTQVRKPTIELAAENIGVPVEKCHMVMDKWGYTGSACIPMALDDAIEQGKIKSGDLVVMIGSGVGYNQAATAFRMP; from the coding sequence ATGACACGCATCGCCAATCTCGTTGCGACCAGCCATTACGTGCCGGAGCGCAAGGTCAGCAACGAGGAACTGAACAAGCACTTCACCGAACTCGGACTGCCCGAGGTGATCGGCAAATTCGCCAAGAGCACCGGCATCGAGCAACGCTGGTACGCGCCCGATGACTGGGCCAGCTCCGATCTGGCCCTGCAGGCCGCGCGCAAGGTGCTGGACAAGGCCGACCTCCAGCCCGAGGACATCGACCTGATCGTGCTGGGCACCGATTCGCCGGACTACATCACCCCGGCCACCTCCACCGTGTTGCAGCACAAGCTGGGCGCCAAGAACGCCGGCACCTTCGACGTGGGCTGCGCCTGCGCCTCCTTCCCCACCGCCTTCGCTGCTGCCGCGGGCCTGATCGCCACCAACCCGGCACTGAAGAAGGTGCTGGTGGTCAGCGTCTACATGATGCACAAGCTGGGCGACCCGGATGACCCGACCATCTTCTTCTACGGCGACGGCGCCGGGGCCGCCATCCTGGAGCCGGGCGACAAGCCGGGCTTCATCGGCACCGCCCTGCAGGCCGACGGCGCCTTCGCCGACGCCTGGGGCATCTACGCCGGCGGCACCGCCGAGCCCGCCAACGAGGAAGCACTGCAGGAAGGCCGCACCAAGGTCAAGCTGGTCAAGCGCTACCCGCCCGAAATCAACGACGAGGGCTGGCCGCGCCTGTTCAAGCGCCTGGCCGCAGAGAACAACTTCACCGCCGACGACGTGGACCAGGTGATCTTCACCCAGGTGCGCAAGCCCACCATCGAGCTGGCCGCCGAGAACATCGGCGTGCCGGTCGAGAAGTGCCACATGGTCATGGACAAGTGGGGCTACACGGGTTCCGCCTGCATCCCCATGGCGCTGGATGACGCCATCGAGCAGGGCAAGATCAAGTCCGGCGATCTGGTGGTGATGATTGGCTCCGGCGTGGGCTACAACCAGGCCGCCACGGCCTTCCGCATGCCCTGA